The genomic window TTGGATAAATCACTGTGGGTGGCGCTGGTGCTGGCGGTGTTTATCATCCTGTTTGGCACCCGCCATCTGGATGCCAGCGAGCGTCATGAAGGCATGGTGGCAGCAATTGCCCTGGAATCCCTGGTCAAGCTGGTGGCCTTCATGAGTGTCGGCGTTTTTGTGGTGTTTGTGCTGTTTGCCGGCCCCCAGGATCTGTTTCAACAGGTCGCGCTTAGCCCTGATCTGGCGGATACCCTGCGCCTGGATCAAGTGCCCGGCGGAACCACTGGCTGGGTAGGCATGCTGATTCTGGCGTTTCTGGCGTTTCTGACCCTGCCCCGCCAGTTTCAGGTGCTGGTGGTGGAAAACGTCGATGAACATCACCTAACACGGGCCAGTTGGTTGTTTCCTATTTACCTTTTGTTGATCAACCTGTTTGTGGTGCCGATAGCACTGGCGGGCCTGCTGCTTGGCGATGTGGCCGGCGACCCAGATAGCTTTGTGCTGACCCTGCCGCTTTCAGCGGGCGCTGAAGGCTTGCCGCTGTTTGTGTTTATCGGCGGGCTATCAGCCGCCACCGGCATGGTGATTGTCGAAACCATTGCTCTATCTACCATGGTCAGCAACCAACTGATCATGCCGCTGTTGCTGCGTTTCAGGTTTTTGCACGCCAGCCAGCCCGGCCAACTGGCGGGCTGGCTGCTGGGCATTCGCCGGGTTGCCATCGTACTGCTGTTGCTGCTGGGTTATCTTTATCACGCCTTGATGGGGGACGCCTACAGCCTGGTGACCATAGGGCTCGTCTCCTTTGCTGGCGTGGCGCAGTTTGCGCCCGCCCTACTGATTGGCCTTTACTGGCGCGGTGCCTCACGCCTGGGTGCCATGCTTGGGCTGATCGCCGGGTTTGGCGTCTGGGGGTATACCCTGCTGTTGCCCGGCTTTGCGCAATCCGGCTGGTGGGACATGGCGCTGATTGAACAGGGGCCCTGGGGCATTGAATGGCTCAAGCCCTATGCGCTGTTTGGCCTGCAGGGCTGGGATATCTATACCCATGCGCTGCTGTGGAGCATGCTGGCCAACGTCGGTCTGCTGGTCGGCGCGTCACTGTTCAGCCGCCCCACGCCGCTGGAACAGACCCAGGCGGCGCTGTTTACCGAAGCCATGCACCCCAACCTGCAAGGCACCACCCTGTGGCGGGGGCAAACCACCCAGGGGGAACTGCGCGACCTGCTGGCGCGCTATCTGGGCGCAGCGGCCACCCAGCGGGTATTTGCGGATATCGCTGAATCCCAGGACGCTGCCGACCAGATCGCCTCCCACGCGCTGGTGACCAGTGCGGAACAGGCCCTGGCCGGTTCGCTGGGCAGCGCCTCCGCCAGAGTGCTGATCAATTCGGTGGTACGTGGCGAAGCGCTGGATCTTGAAGGTTTACTGAGCATTCTCGACACCACGTCGCAAACCCTGGAATATAACCGCCGCCTGGAACAGAAATCTGATGAGCTGGCGCGCATTGGCGAAGAATTACGCAGTGCCAACGAACGCCTGCGCGAGCTTGACCGCCTCAAGGATGAATTTGTCGCCATGGTCAGCCATGAACTGCGCACACCGCTGACCTCCATTCGCGCCTTTGCCGAGATACTGCGTGACGGTGACAACCTGCCTGAACACAAACGCCAGCATTTTCTTGGCGTTATCGTCCATGAAAGCCAGCGTCTTTCACGCCTGATAGAGGAAATTCTCGACCTGGCCCGGCTGGAAAGCGGCCGCTTGACGCTTGACCCCAAGCCGCTTGACCTGGCCCAGGTGGCCCAGCGCAGCGTGGATGCTATTTCCCGCCTGCAGGAAAACCGTGGCATCGCCCTCGATAGCGCCATAGACGTCGAACCCGCCATCATTATTGGTGATGAAGACCGTCTGGAGCAGGTCATCATCAACCTGCTCGACAATGCCGGCAAGTTTGCCGATACCGATCAGCCCAAAGTGCGCCTGCGTCTCTATCGCCACAAACGTCATTATCGGCTCAGCGTTGAGGATAACGGTAAAGGGATCAGCGAAGACGAGCGGGAAAGAGTCTTTGAGAAGTTCCACCAGATTCAGGAACAGGGTGAAGTGCCGCGTGGCAGGCCCAAAGGCAGCGGCCTGGGTCTCCCCATCAGCCGGGGCATAGTCGCCCATCTGGGCGGGCGGCTATGGGTGGAAGATGCCCCTAACCTGGGCGGCGCCTGCCTGATCATGGAACTGCCCGAAGCGCCTGAACAGGCCCAGTAGAAAGGTGCTCAGTTTACTCGGCGGCTGCTACGCACCTGAGTCTGCACCCAGCTAACAAAACGCCGAACCGTCTGCAGGTCATACACCAGCATATGCACCTGATCGGCCCGCAGGCGAGCAAGGTCCAGCCAACTGTCTGCCGTCAACCCGATGGCCATCTGGTGGCATTGCTGATCAAACATCAGCTGCTGCAAACGCTGGAAAGTCGCCAGTACGCTTTCAGCCTCACCAAGGCTGAGTAGACAGCCGGGTGCTACCCCAAGAGCCAGCAATCGGCGGCGGGTTGATACTTCCTTACAGCGCTGATGCACCGCCAGCAGACGCACCGCGCTGACCAGCGGCATCAACCCCTGGCGCTTGAGATCAATGGCCTGCTCAAAAGGCCCTTCCTGAGTTGAGGTGTTGGCCAGCCGTCCACGGCGATTCAGCGCTACCGGCAACTCATCCAGCAGGGCGGCCATTTCATCCATGAATAAGGCGCGGGTGGGCAGTATCTGCGTCACGGACTTGGCCAGATCATCCGCCAGCCAGCGATCACCGTGAACGGGGTTGAAATCCAGCAGGATATTGGTTTGCTGAACCCGTTTGACCTGCCTGTCCTGTGTCCACAGTTCCAACTGGGTCTGCCACTCGCTCAGGCGTTTTCGCCACATTGGCCAGCGGGCCATGACGTGCCCCTGGCACAGCGGAATACCCGCTTCATCCAGACGTCGGGTAAACCCTTCCCCCAGGGCCTGGAAATAGCCGTCGATATCACGCTGACGGCTGTCCGGATAGTCTTCAATGATCAGGGCATTATCCTGATCAGGGCCCAACAGGCTTTCATCACGGGCACCGGAACCCAGTACCAGCACACAGTAGCGTACCGGTACAGGGCCCCAGCCCTGGCTGGTCATTTCTTCGAGGGATTCATCAATCGCCCGGCGATACAGCCAGGCATTGTAATCACTGATCAGCTGGCTGATACGCCAGGCAGGAAGGTCATAACGGATCAGTACCTCTACCCACTGGCGTTGCCACTGATAGGCAGAGGATAAATTCGCAGGTGCAGCCGAAAGCACGCGCTGCAGGGGTTCCATCAGGCGTTGTTCACCGACCTCAGGGTCAAATGGCGGCTCAAACAGACAGCGCCATGGCGAGGCACGGTGCAACCAGTGCATAAGGGGGTCAGGCGCTCGAGTCGTCCGCCGCTTGCTGGCGGGGGTCGGGTTCAAACATGGCGTCGCCTACTTCCTCGATGTAACGTTTGGCCTTGGTGACCATCATTTCATCGCAGGCATCACGGCTTGGCAGCATATCCGAACGTTCAAAGCGGTGTTCACGCAATTTACCCTCGTCAAGCCGCTGCTGAATCACACCACTCACCCGATACTGACCGCTCTGCACATCCGGTTCGGATATGATCAGATAGCCCGCATACTCAATCGCCTCAGCAGCTTTTGCTCGGCTGTTGGCTTCACCGTCACCTGCACTGAACAGGCCTGAAAGCAGCTTTTTCAGCATACCGACTCCTTGAATGGCAAGCGGCGGCAGCACACTGCTGCCGCACGCATTGACAGGTTAGCTCTGCTGGCGACCCTTACCGGCCGCAATCCGCAGACGCAGGGCATTCAGCTTGATAAAGCCTTCTGCATCTTTCTGGTCGTAAGCGCCCGCATCGTCCTCGAAGGTAGCAATCGATTCATCAAACAGCGATGCGTCCGACTTGCGGCCAACCACGGTGGCGTTGCCCTTGTAGAGTTTCATGCGTACAACACCACCGACGTTTTTCTGGGTTTCGTCAATGGCGGCTTGCAGCATGCGACGCTCCGGGCTCCACCAGTAGCCGTTATAGATCACTTCGGCGTACTTGGGCATCAGCTGGTCTTTCAGGTGCGCTTCTTCACGATCCAGAGTCAACGATTCGATCGCACGGTGGGCGCGCAGCATGATGGTGCCCCCCGGTGTTTCATAACAGCCCCGCGACTTCATGCCAACGTAGCGGTTCTCAACGATATCCAGACGGCCAATACCGTTGTCACCACCCATCTTGTTGAGGGTTTCCAGCACTGCATGGGGTTTCATGGCCTGACCGTCAATCGCCACGATGTCGCCCTGATCAAAGGTCAGCTCAACGTAAGTGGGCGTCTCCGGCGCGGCCTCGGGAGACACGCTCCAGCGCCACATGTCTTCTTCTGCTTCGGCCCAGGGGTCTTCAAGAATGCCGCCTTCATAGGAAATATGCAGCAGGTTGGCATCCATGGAGTACGGCGATTTTTTCTTCTTGCTGGAGAAATCTACCGGAATATCATGCTCTTCACAGTAGGCCATCAGCTTTTCACGGGAAGTGAGATCCCACTCACGCCAGGGTGCAATGACCTTGACGCCCGGCTTGAGCGCATAGCCGCCCAGCTCGAAACGCACCTGATCGTTACCTTTGCCGGTCGCCCCGTGGGAAATGGCATCGGCGCCGGTTTCGTTGGCAATTTCGATCAACCGCTTGGCAATCAGCGGACGCGCAATAGAGGTGCCCAGCAGATATTCGCCTTCGTAAATCGTATTGGCGCGGAACATCGGGAAGACATAGTCGCGCACAAACTCTTCGCGCAGATCTTCAATGTAGATTTCTTTCACACCCAGCGCCTGCGCCTTGGTACGGGCAGGCTCGACTTCTTCACCTTGACCGATGTCGGCGGTAAAGGTCACCACCTCGCAGTGGTAGGTTTCTTGTAACCACTTGACAATTACAGATGTATCCAGGCCGCCGGAATAGGCCAGAACCACCTTCTTGACATCGGACATTCTTGACTCCTTGCTGATCAAAAAAAGCTCACTGATAAAAGCGCAGCGTCTTGGCGTTGCGTTCAAAACACAGAGTATAGCGCTCTGCGCAGTCAACGAATACCCAGGCAGCGACGACTGTCAATGAAAGCTGATAGAATCCGGCTACTCAACAAAGTAACTGACCATACATTTATCAGTGGCACTGAGCACCACTGACTCGCTACCAAGGAGAGCTGCATGAGCGAGGCAATTGCCCGCGATTTGATGGCCCAGCGTTTTCGCAGTTATCTGCCGGTTGTGGTGGATCTTGAAACCGGCGGATTCAACGCCGAACGCGATGCGGTACTGGAGATTGCGGCCGTTACCCTGACCATGGACCCGGAAGGTAATCTGCTGCCTGACGCTACCTATGCCTATCACCTCCACCCGTTTGAAGGGGCGAATGTCGAGCAGTCAGCGCTGGATTTTACCGGCATTCGTCTGGATGACCCACTGCGCCGCCAGGTTGCCTTGAGCGAAGAAGAAGCCTTGGGGGAAATTTTTCGCCCCATCCGCAAGGCCATCAAGGCACATGGCTGCACCCGGGCGATACTGGTGGGGCACAATGCCGCCTTTGATCATGGCTTTCTGAATGCGGCAGCCAACCGTTGCGGCATCAAGCGCAACCCCTTTCATCCATTTTCCAGCTTTGACACGGCAACCCTCGCTGGGCTGGTCTATGGCCAGACGGTACTCGCCCGCGCCTGTCGCGCTGCCGGTATCGAGTTCGACAACAAGGCGGCCCATTCGGCTCGTTATGATACCGAACGCACCGCAGAGCTGTTCTGTGCCATGGTCAACCGCTATAAGGATCTTGGCGGCTGGCAGCTGGCCGTGCGCGAACAGGCCATGGATGACAATGAGGATTGAGCCAGATGTATCGAGCGGATGCAGGCTCAGGCCCTTTACGCTAAACTTCGTCAACCGCTGACAGCAGATGCCTGGGAAAACCCACGTTTTCCTCGGTATTCATGCGCATGATGCAGTTCAGTCAAAGCCCCCTTTCAGGAGAGAAAGCGTTTCCATGGCCCAGCACAATGCCTTTTATGCCCAGTCCGGAGGCGTCACCGCCGTCATCAACGCCAGCGCCTGCGGCGTCATTGAAGCCTGCCGTGAAGCCCCCGAGCACATCAACAAGATCTACGCCGGCCATAACGGCATTATCGGTGCCCTGACCGAAGATCTGATTGATGTCACGCAGGAAAGTGAAGAGGCCGTGACGGCCTTGCGTCATACGCCGGGGGGTGCCTTTGGCTCCTGCCGTTACAAGCTCAAGGATATCGAAACCCACCGTACCCAGTACGAGCGGCTGATCGAAGTCTTCAAGGCTCATGATATTCGCTACTTCTTCTACAATGGTGGCGGCGACAGCGCCGATACCTGCCTGAAGGTGTCACAGCTTTCCGAAAAACTCGGCTACCCGCTGACCGCCATCCATGTGCCCAAGACCGTCGATAATGATCTGCCGATTACCGACAACAGCCCAGGCTTTGGCAGCGTCGCCAAGTATATTGCCACTTCAACCCTGGAAGCCTCGCTGGATATCGCCTCGATGTGCGCCACCTCCACCAAGGTATTCGTGCTTGAGGTCATGGGCCGCCATGCGGGCTGGATCGCCGCTGCCGGTGGCCTGGCCGGAGAGGGTGAAGGCGAGCCACCTCACCTGATCATCTTCCCGGAAGTTGCCTTTGACCGCGCTGCCGTGATGGCACGGGTGGATAAATGCGTGAAGGATTACGGCTACTGCGTGATTGTCGTTTCCGAAGGCGCGCGCTATGAAGATGGCACCTTCCTGGCCGACGCTGGCAACACCGACGCCTTTGGCCACCGCCAGCTGGGCGGCGTCGCGCCTACCCTGGCGGGTATGGTCAAGCAGGATCTGGGCTACAAATACCACTGGGCTGTGGCGGATTACCTCCAGCGCGCTGCGCGCCACCTGGCTTCAAAAACCGACGTTGAACAGGCCTATGCGGTGGGTCGCGAAGCGGTCACCCTGGCATTGGCAGGTAAAAACGCCATGATGCCGGCGATTCGCCGCGTCGCCGATACGCCCTATCAGTGGGATGTGATTTCGGCACCGTTGAAAGATATCGCCAATCAGGAAAAATTCATGCCGCGTGACTTCATCAGTGACGACGGTTTTGCCATTACCCAGACCTGCCGCAATTACCTCTCTCCGCTGATTCAGGGCGAGGATTTCCCGCCGTTTGAAAACGGCTTGCCCAGGGTAGCCAAACTCAAGCTGGCCAAGGCCGAAAAACGCCTGCCGGTGTTTACGCTCTAGGGCACCCGCTTTTTTCAGCGACCATAGCAAAGACTAACGGCCGGGCATTTAGCCCGGCCTGTTTGTTTAAAGCTTAGAATCTAGAGTTCAGTGTTTCTAACGCAACAGCCAGGAAAGTACCAGCAGCAACAGCAGAATACCCGCCACGCCCTGCCAGAAACGCCGTGAATCCTGGCGATTCTCCCGTCTCACGCGCCCTAAAGGCAAACGCAAGGCACGCAGGAATTCCGACATGCGCCGAAACCTCAGGGCCCGCTGTGGGTCGAGGGCACGACGCAATGCATCGTCAAGATCCACAGAAATTTCCGGGTTAGCCGCTCGGGCACTGCGATAGATAAGCCCTTCCAGATCGGTATGGCTGCGTAGCTTGTCCGGGGTTAACTGATAAGGCAGCTGGCCGGTCAGCAACCAGTAGGTTGTCGATGCCAGCGAATATTGATCACTGCGCCGCCCGACGCTATCACCCAACGCATATTCAGGCGCGGTATGAGGGCCGAAACCCACTTGGGCAAGCAGTTCGCCGGAATGGCGGTGGCCATCCGCCTCGCGCACATGGCAGGCGCTGAAATCTGCCAGCACCAGTTTGCCATGGGGGTCAATCAGGATATTTTCCGGGGTGATCTGCTGGTGGAGTATATCCCGATGATGCAGCGCCTGCACCGCCTTGCCCAGCTGATTGGCAATTTCAAGCCGCTGGTTCAGGCTTGCCTGGGGGTGACGTTCCGCCCAGGACTGAAGCGTCTCACCTGCCACATAAGCCATCAGGTAATACAGGTAGCGGCGAGGCCGCGAAGGCTCCATCACCTTGACGACATAGGGGGAATTGACCCGTTCAACGACCCACTGCTGCAGCAGGAAATGCTCCAGATAGGCATTGCGCAATGATAACTCTGGGCTTGGCGCCTTCATCACCATTTCGCGCTGGCTATGCACATCGCGCACATGGTAGACCCGCGATTGCGCCGTGCGCGACAGCACACTGAGTATTTCAAAGCCATCAAAACGCTCGCCGGGCGAAAGCTCAGGGGGGATGGGCAAATCGCCATACACACGCCCAGGATGGTCATTGACTTCATCCGGCAACTCATCAATGCGCACCAGCTGAAAACAGAATTGCTCTCCCCCATAGCCACGCTCCTGAGCGCGTGCCTTGGCTTCATCGGCCAGGCGTTCACAGGCAGCATCCAGATCGCTGGCGTCCTGGCGGATCAGGCGGACATAATCAGACGGTAACAGGGTGCCGCCGACGGCCTGGGTGGTAAACAGGAAAAGGTCGCCCTGTTTCAGCGCCAGCGGGGTGTAATCAATATCCAGGCTGCCATCCAGGCCGAGTGCCCGCGAGGGGTAGCGGTAACCGCCCAGATCCGTCACATGATCACGGGAAAGCTGCTCGAACTCGGCGCCGCGCAAGCGAAAGACCAGGGTATCGCCCATATGGAAAAGATGCCCTTCCCGGTGGCGCAGCACCAGTGCCGATAACGACGAAACAAAACTACCATTACGCACATGCTGGCTTTGACTGTAACACCAGCTGTTCAAGGCCCTTAGCACACGAGTAGCGGATACCTTGGTATCCCAATGGTCGGGGGTTGAGAAGTAATCAGCCAGAAATCCACGCACACTCAGGTCTCCAGCCTGCTTGGCGAGGCTGTTGCGCGCCACTGAATCGCTGATAATCGCACAGCCGCCCTTGGCCTGTAGCAAGGGTTCTTCTGGAATGCGCACTGACATGGAGCTGCGATGTTCGCGTCGGTCAGGCGCAACAAAGGCTTGACCATAACTTATCAGCAGTTGAGCTTTGGCCAAGTGCGCCTCCTTGATCGGCTAACCTGAATCATCATCTTCATAAGCGCATGATACACCGCTGATCTTTATACACCTAAACCCAGGCCACCGACCTAGGTGTAAGAAACCTAGGTCGCATTGGTAATTGCGCGCCCATATTCGTATAATCGCCCCCATTAAGTCTTATAGACGTTATAATCCTGCGCGACTCTGTACCACCAAGGAAACCAAGATGAACTTTGATAACATCCCCGCCGGTAAGGATCTGCCCAACGACGTTTACGTGGCAATTGAAATCCCGGCCAACCACGCTCCTGTCAAATACGAAATCGACAAGGACATGGGCGCCTTGATGGTTGACCGTTTCATGGCTACCCCGATGTTTTATCCGGCCAACTATGGGTTTATTCCGCACACCCTGGCTGACGACGGCGATCCTATTGACGCCCTGGTAGTGACACCTTACCCGGTAGAACCAGGCAGCATTATCCGTGCTCGCCCGGTGGGTGTTCTCAACATGACCGATGAAGCAGGCGAAGATGCCAAGCTGGTCTGCGTTCCCCACGCCAAGCTGTCCTCCTTGTACGATGACGTTCAGGAAGTGACTGATCTGCCTGAGCTGCTGCGCCAGCAGATTGCGCATTTCTTCGAGAACTACAAGGATCTCGAAAAAGGCAAGTGGGTCAAGGTGGAATCCTGGGAAGGCGCCGACGCCGCCCGCAAGGCGATTGAAAAAGCCTTTGCTGCCCACAAAAAAGCCTGAAGCAGTTTGTCTTTCTGAAAGCTGCCTATGGTTTGAAAAAACAGGTTGTATCAACGGGTCGCCATAAGGCGACCCGTTTGCGTTGCAACCCGGATTAAGCAGCGATTAAACCCCGCGTCATGAAGGCGCATGCCCCTGCGCGGGGAGTTTTTGCCAGGGTAAGCTGTCACAGCGACACCGACCGCCATGACTCAAGGACATTCCGTGCCATTTACTCGCCATTTATCACTTCTTATCACTGCCCTGCTCCTGACGGCGCTGACGCTCGGTTTATGGCCCCAGGTCAGCCAGGCGCAATGGTTTTCCTCCAGCGATCAGGGGGAGTTCCTGCCTGTGCAGGAGGCCTTCCAACCCAGCGCCTGGCATGATGGCGATACGCTGTATATCGGGATGGAGATCACTGAAGATTACTATCTTTATCGCCATCAGTTTGCGGTTCAAAGTACAGACGAAAACACGACGCTTGACGCCCCGCAGCTGCCAGAGGGGCAGTTTATCACCGACGAGTTTCTCGGCGATGTCTATGTGTTTCGCGACCAACTGGTGTTTGAGGTACCCATTGCAACGCCTCACGGTGGCCCCTTACCTATCCGCCTGACGTATCAGGGCTGTGCCGATGCCGGGCTTTGCTACCCGCCAGAAACCGTTTCCTTACAGGCCGTCCAGTCTCAGGCGCCAGCGGCATTTGCTGACTGGCAGACTTCGCAAGGCGCTACCCAGGAAAACGCATCTCAGCAGGCTACTGGCAGCGCTGCCAATCAAGGTGCTGACAACCCGGATGCTGTCAGCTCGAACGTAGGGGCAAACAGTTTCAGCGGTGCACAAAGTGATGACCGTCGCTTTACGACCCTGCTCAGCGAGGCGAGCCTACCCCTGGCGCTGGGGCTGTTCTTTATTGCCGGGCTAGGGCTGACCTTTACGCCCTGCGTGCTTCCCATGATCCCGATTCTGTCGTCTATCGTGGTCGGCCAGAACCCGACCAAGCCGCGCGCCTTTGTGCTGTCCGCCAGCTATGTGCTGGGCATGGCCCTGACCTATGCGCTGGTCGGCGTGCTGATGGGCCTGTTTGGTGCTGGGCTGAACCTCCAGGCACACCTGCAATCAGCGCCTGTGCTGATTGTGTTTGCGATCCTTTTCAGCCTCTTTGCCCTGGCCATGTTTGGCGCTTTTAACCTCCAGCTATCGCCACGCTTTGCCAACCGTATTGACCGCTGGCAGGCCCGCGCCCAGCGCAGTGGCCCCCTGGGGCTGGCGGTGGCCGGGGCGCTATCCGTGCTGGTGGTTTCTCCCTGTGTCACCGCCCCTTTGGCGGGCGCCATGGTGTTCATTTCCTCCACCGGAGACGCCTGGCTGGGGGGCGCAGTCCTGTTTGCCCTGGGCATGGGCATGGGGCTACCGCTACTGCTGGTAGGTACTTTTGGTGCCACCTTGTTGCCCCGTTCGGGCGGCTGGATGGAAGGCGTCAAGATTGCCTTTGGCCTGCTCCTGCTCGGCGTTGCGATCTGGATGGTTGAGCGCCTGGTGCCCGCATCAGTGGCGCTGCTGTTATGGGCTGCCCTGGCGATCGGCACTGCCCTGGCACTGGGCGCGCTCAACTTTAATCAGCCGCAGGGCTGGGGCCGTGCGCGCCAGGCGTTGGGCATCCTGCTGCTTGCATGGGGCCTTGCGCTGGTAATTGGCGCCGCCCAGGGAGGCAGCAACCCGCTGCGTCCGCTGCAAGTGTCCTCCAGCGCTTCTTCAGGCAGCACTGAGCAGCCAACTCTGGCCTTCCAGAACGTCAACAGCCTGGCCGCTCTCGAAAACGCGATCAGCCAGGCGGACGCCCAGAGCAAGCCGGTATTTGTTCACTTCACCGCCGATTGGTGCATTTCCTGTAAGCAGTTAGAACGCGAGGTCTACCCGACGCCCGAGGTGGCTTCTGCCTTGAACGACTATGTACTGATCAAGGCCGATGTTACCCAGACGGATCAGCGCAGCCGTGAACTGCTTGAACACTTTGACCTGTTCGGTCCGCCTAGCCTGCTGTTTTTCAACCAGGGAGAAGAAGTTGTCGATGCGCGCATTCAGGGTGAGGTCAGCGCTGCTCAGCTGTCTCAGCATCTGGGTGAGCTGAACCGCTGGCTGGCAGGTTGAAGGACCTGCCCTCAAACGCCTGTCATTCAGGGTATTTGGCGGTAAGATCATCAAACGTTCAGGCAAAAGCGACCCTTGCTGGTTGGGGCTGGCGTTGCTGGACAATGGCGTCGTTTTTCGGCAAACTTTGCGGTTATCAAGATCAAAACTGTCGCATAAATTGACCGACTCTCAAGCAAGATTCATCAACGTGCCGGTTTATGGCGTTTTTTGATCCCGGTTTACTACGCCTTGTCTGCCTGATTCAAAGCGCTGTGTTGCGCGTCTACCATCAGGCTGAGCAAGGCCATATTTTTCATATTTCGAGTGTAGGACAAGTCAATGGATATCCGTAAAGTCAAGAAACTGATCGAGCTATTGGAAGAATCCGACATCAGCGAGATCGAGATTCAGGAAGGTGAAGAGTCGGTTCGCATCAGCCGACATCCTAACGGCATCCCTATGGCTTCTTACCCGATGCCCCAATATGCGCCTCAGGCTCCACAAGCCCCTGCACCGGCAGCAGCCAGCCCCAGCCCGGCCGAGGCTGAGCCGGAAAGCGCTGCGTCTGCCTATCGCGGTGTTACCGTCAACTCACCGATGGTGGGCACTTTCTACCGCAGCCCGGCGCCGGGTTCCAAGTCATTCGTTGAAATCGGCGACAGCGTCAAGAAAGGCGATACTATCTGTATCGTTGAAGCCATGAAGATGATGAACCAGATCGAAGCTGATCGCGATGGCGTCATCGAGGCCATTCTTGTCGAGGACGGTGAGCCGGTTGAGTTTGATCAACCCATGCTTTCCATCGCTTGACCTCCTCTTTCTGACACGGGTGGACTTCCCCATGCTGGACAAGGTACTCATCGCCAATCGCGGCGAAATTGCCCTGCGTATTCTGCGCGCTTGTAAAGAACTGGGCATCAAGACCGTGGCAGTGCACTCCAAAGCTGACCGCGAACTGATGCATGTGCGCCTGGCCGACGAAGCTGTCTGCATTGGCCCTGCATCCTCAGCGCAATCCTATCTCAATATTCCCGCCCTGATCAGCGCCGCAGAAGTCACCGACTGCAGCGCGATTCACCCGGGTTACGGTTTTCTTTCCGAAAACGCCAATTTTGCTGAACAGGTTGAGCGCTCTGGGTTTACCTTTATCGGCCCGCGCGCTGACACCATCCGCCTGATGGGCGACAAGGTATGCGCCATCGAGGCGATGAAAAAAGCTGGCGTGCCGACGGTACCCGGCTCAGATGGCCCGCTCGGTGATGATGAAGACACCCTGCTGGCGACTGCCAAGCGCATTGGTTACCCGGTCATCATCAAGGCTGCCGCCGGTGGCGGCGGGCGCGGGATGCGCGTTGTACACACCGAGGCGCACCTGCTTTCGGCCATCAACGTCACCCGCACCGAGGCGCATTCCGCGTTTGGTGACGGCACGGTTTACATGGAAAAATTCCTTGAAAAACCGCGTCACGTCGAAGTTCAGGTACTCGCCGACGGCCAGGGCCACGCTATCCATCTGTATGACCGCGACTGCTCATTGCAGCGCCGTCATCAGAAGGTACTGGAAGAAGCCCCGGCCCCCGGCATTGATCCGGAATCCCGCGCCAGGG from Halomonas sp. CH40 includes these protein-coding regions:
- a CDS encoding 6-phosphofructokinase, which codes for MAQHNAFYAQSGGVTAVINASACGVIEACREAPEHINKIYAGHNGIIGALTEDLIDVTQESEEAVTALRHTPGGAFGSCRYKLKDIETHRTQYERLIEVFKAHDIRYFFYNGGGDSADTCLKVSQLSEKLGYPLTAIHVPKTVDNDLPITDNSPGFGSVAKYIATSTLEASLDIASMCATSTKVFVLEVMGRHAGWIAAAGGLAGEGEGEPPHLIIFPEVAFDRAAVMARVDKCVKDYGYCVIVVSEGARYEDGTFLADAGNTDAFGHRQLGGVAPTLAGMVKQDLGYKYHWAVADYLQRAARHLASKTDVEQAYAVGREAVTLALAGKNAMMPAIRRVADTPYQWDVISAPLKDIANQEKFMPRDFISDDGFAITQTCRNYLSPLIQGEDFPPFENGLPRVAKLKLAKAEKRLPVFTL
- a CDS encoding protein kinase encodes the protein MAKAQLLISYGQAFVAPDRREHRSSMSVRIPEEPLLQAKGGCAIISDSVARNSLAKQAGDLSVRGFLADYFSTPDHWDTKVSATRVLRALNSWCYSQSQHVRNGSFVSSLSALVLRHREGHLFHMGDTLVFRLRGAEFEQLSRDHVTDLGGYRYPSRALGLDGSLDIDYTPLALKQGDLFLFTTQAVGGTLLPSDYVRLIRQDASDLDAACERLADEAKARAQERGYGGEQFCFQLVRIDELPDEVNDHPGRVYGDLPIPPELSPGERFDGFEILSVLSRTAQSRVYHVRDVHSQREMVMKAPSPELSLRNAYLEHFLLQQWVVERVNSPYVVKVMEPSRPRRYLYYLMAYVAGETLQSWAERHPQASLNQRLEIANQLGKAVQALHHRDILHQQITPENILIDPHGKLVLADFSACHVREADGHRHSGELLAQVGFGPHTAPEYALGDSVGRRSDQYSLASTTYWLLTGQLPYQLTPDKLRSHTDLEGLIYRSARAANPEISVDLDDALRRALDPQRALRFRRMSEFLRALRLPLGRVRRENRQDSRRFWQGVAGILLLLLVLSWLLR
- the ppa gene encoding inorganic diphosphatase, giving the protein MNFDNIPAGKDLPNDVYVAIEIPANHAPVKYEIDKDMGALMVDRFMATPMFYPANYGFIPHTLADDGDPIDALVVTPYPVEPGSIIRARPVGVLNMTDEAGEDAKLVCVPHAKLSSLYDDVQEVTDLPELLRQQIAHFFENYKDLEKGKWVKVESWEGADAARKAIEKAFAAHKKA
- the dsbD gene encoding protein-disulfide reductase DsbD, giving the protein MTQGHSVPFTRHLSLLITALLLTALTLGLWPQVSQAQWFSSSDQGEFLPVQEAFQPSAWHDGDTLYIGMEITEDYYLYRHQFAVQSTDENTTLDAPQLPEGQFITDEFLGDVYVFRDQLVFEVPIATPHGGPLPIRLTYQGCADAGLCYPPETVSLQAVQSQAPAAFADWQTSQGATQENASQQATGSAANQGADNPDAVSSNVGANSFSGAQSDDRRFTTLLSEASLPLALGLFFIAGLGLTFTPCVLPMIPILSSIVVGQNPTKPRAFVLSASYVLGMALTYALVGVLMGLFGAGLNLQAHLQSAPVLIVFAILFSLFALAMFGAFNLQLSPRFANRIDRWQARAQRSGPLGLAVAGALSVLVVSPCVTAPLAGAMVFISSTGDAWLGGAVLFALGMGMGLPLLLVGTFGATLLPRSGGWMEGVKIAFGLLLLGVAIWMVERLVPASVALLLWAALAIGTALALGALNFNQPQGWGRARQALGILLLAWGLALVIGAAQGGSNPLRPLQVSSSASSGSTEQPTLAFQNVNSLAALENAISQADAQSKPVFVHFTADWCISCKQLEREVYPTPEVASALNDYVLIKADVTQTDQRSRELLEHFDLFGPPSLLFFNQGEEVVDARIQGEVSAAQLSQHLGELNRWLAG
- the accB gene encoding acetyl-CoA carboxylase biotin carboxyl carrier protein; this translates as MDIRKVKKLIELLEESDISEIEIQEGEESVRISRHPNGIPMASYPMPQYAPQAPQAPAPAAASPSPAEAEPESAASAYRGVTVNSPMVGTFYRSPAPGSKSFVEIGDSVKKGDTICIVEAMKMMNQIEADRDGVIEAILVEDGEPVEFDQPMLSIA